The window aggcctctggcttccactacACCATAGATAACAGGTTCTAACTAGagttcctcttggatatcctgttgtcctgtgtcttggagatcctgttgtttttggatctgtaggttcatccccttcacatgctccaacagttcatagatgaggtggatgttggggtgggttcTGGACCTAggtgtagctgggttggtcagctccATAGCTGTTTTCGCTCATCCTCACTaccaggcaagctctccagctctgccttGGCTAGCTAACCCAAGGCGGCCTACAGCAAGGAGCGGCACCAGTTCTCCTTCTCCTGGGCCCTCAGATCCGGGTCCCCCTCACTCACACCGCCAGGGCCAGATCTGTTTTTCCCAGGCAAGGTCCGGGGCCCCTCACTGGATACTGTAGTAGGCAAGCAGGCCTTACCCCTCAGGAATGTTCACTGCTGCACCCGGGAAATATGGCCCCACCATAGGTGTGTACCTCACCTAGGAAGCACACTAGAgccatcccagggccagtgaagggtggggctggctcagcacagcatggTTCCAATGGCTGCCATGCTAACACGAGCCATGGATATCACCACAGACCCACATGCAGCAggacacagacccagacatggcccttgacaGCAGCTTGAACCCAGACACCACCATGGCCTGAAAGtcagcagcacaggccacccagatcagcatggcccagGGTAGGACATGGTCCTTGAACACAGACGAGGTCTGGGGTGGCTGGTCATCTGCACGGTCCTCCGTGACAACAGGAGCCCTGCATGTCTACTcaagaccctggctgctgtagaacCATTGACCTAGTCATGGCTGTCTGCAGCAGTCCTATCCCGGATGGCACCATTGCCACGGGGTGACAGCACaagccactcagatcaggatgtccCTGGTGGCACCCTGGCCTTCAGATGCCCTCATGCGACAGGTTTCAGCCCAGATCCCAGGTAtctatgtggcctttggtggcaacatgggccacagacgtCTGTATAGTCCCTTGGCTGTGATAGGACCAGACCCAAATGGTAAATAGCTGTTCTGTTGCACTTctgaataaatacaaatatatgaatataggTTCTAAATTAAATTTTCCACTttgaacaaaaattttaaaacagagccctaataaaatttttcttcagTCCAACTGTCCTCATCAAATTTttcaaataagaatttaaaaCCCTCAAATCAAAAAgtcatatgattttaaaaaaaaaggtaagatcTTTGAAGATGGGTCAGTGTTCAAAAAGGCCTTGTTGAACAAACACAAGGACTACCATTTGGACTTGGCTCCTCAGAATTCGTGTAAAAACCTAGCAGGTATGGTAACCACTTGTAATTCCAATATTTGAGAGGAAATGACAGAGGACCTCTGGGGCAAGCTAGCTAACTAGACTGAAAGGAATTGGTGAGCTCTATTTACAACACAAAACATCAAAATTAaggtggagccgggcggtggtggcacacgcctttaatcccagcacttgggaggcagagccaggcagatctctatgagctcaaggccagcctggcctacagaggtccaggacagggaccaaaactactcggagaaaccctgtctcgaaaaacaaacaaaaaaaatttaaggtggAATACCCAAGGCAGACTTCTCATtttaatatgtgcatatatatgtggtaAACATACAGGCACATACCCATATGTGCACAAAGTTCTCTCCCTAAACCTCCTGACACCTACCCACCAGTTTTTAACACATTGTCAAATCTTTTGTTTTCATATCTACTagtattttagatttcttttgtgCTGGGGAACAAATCCAAAGCCTTGCATATTTCTGCACTACCACAGACCTATATTCCTTGTCCTATTTCCACAAGTCTATATGCATAAACATTACTACTAATCTTGAGAacagacaaaaccaaacaaaaaaataaaaaacttatcCATAACTCTCTCCTTATACATGTATTGAAGGTGGAGTTCCAAGTCTCAAGATTCTTTTTAACATGTTTGAGAGTTTTGAAACTAAAAAGAAGGCTGAACAGCAAAGACCCAAAAAATATTATGGCTATAGCAACATATAGATAAGCAAGGGCTTGATAGCTTGtatcattttgtattttcaaggCAACTTTGATTCTTAAGattgtcaaaatttaaaaaggactGCACAAGAGTAAAAGTATCCGGTTAAAGTTTACCTTTATTAACTGCATATGATGTAATTTCCTAGACAGTTTCAAGAGTTCTCAGAGCATTAAGTGAAACATCAGGTAAATACTTATGTTGGAGAGCCTTTTTAATGAATTCATGTAATTTGTTGAGAACTATCTATTACATGAAGATTGTCATTGTTTAAAAATAGGAACCAAGTATAAAAACACACAAGTAACTTACAGGGACATGTCAGATGCAGTAACTTTTGACTGGGGAAGAATTTatataaatgcaaaataattaGCAATGTATGCATGCAGTTTAGTTCcccttttcctgcttcctttaATATGTTGCCTTTGAAAATGTGTCATTAGTAGAGGAAAGCCGAAGGCCTCATTTCCAGGATCAAGATCCAGAAATCTCAAAGAACAGGTACGGCAACAACAAACTAAACAGTATAAACCCGGTAATTTTAAGTTATATCGTTTCTAAAATAGAATAGAAACTACCCGTGCGATCAATGTAACTCTAATACAGGGCAAACAGCAACAGATTACAAACGCTCTCCCAGGCCCCCTCAGAGCAGATGGCTGATTTAGtgtcattttctcttctttgttgaTTCTACCGGGACCCAAACACAAGCAGTATGAACTCTGTTGTCACCTATAACCTTTCTGTGATGAAGAAAAGATTGGATcgttgtctcctgagtgctggacaaTGTAAGGCTTGtctagaaaatcttttttttttttcagtataccCAACTGTTCTAAGATTGATAACCTAGGGCTACAGGtaattctaaaaataatattaacaaaTTTATAGCAAAACAATCAAACTTAGAAATAGGCTAGTTTTAAAGAAGATACACTTGAAATATAACTTTCATGTTTGGAAATATAATTTTCATGTTTAGCTTTctagaaatcagttttcttcacacACATCTTCCAACTCCTCTAGCACTCCTAATCCAAGATAATAATAGTATCCTTTATGCCCTCAGTAACCAAAATGTTTGCCTTACTGCAGTATACtccaaaaaattttaaagtagataGCTCAAAATAGCAAATGTGTTCTCAAAACTGCAGTTTTCTGATTCCTTAAACAAGGCAGGTATTTTCCACTGTAATGTTCTGTCAGATGCAAACTAACCTTCCATGCGCTACAAACGGAATTAACGTTTTCAAACTATAACCGTCCCTGGTGCTTCTTTTCTGGCGGCAAAGTCCTCAGGAATGCAGGGCCCGCCACTTGTCCAGGGGACCACGTTCAGGGATGTATTTGACTCCGCAGCCGTCGGGGATGAGGCGCTTCGCCGCCACCTTGTCTTCAAACTCCTCGGCGTTGAACTTGGTGAAGCCCCACTTCTTGGAGATGTGTATTTTCTGGCGGCCCGGGAACTTGAACTTGGCCCTGCGCAGGGCCTCGATCACGTGCTCCTTGTTCTGCAGCTTGGTGCGGATGGACATGATGACTTGGCCGATGTGGACCCGCGCCACGGTGCCTTGCGGCTTCCCAAAGGCGCCTCGCATGCCGGTCTGGAGCCTGTCGGCGCCGGCGCAGGACAGCATCTTGTTGATGCGGATGACGTGGAAGGGGTGCAGCCGCACCCGGATGTGGAAGCCGTCCTTGCCGCAGCTCTTGACCATGTACTTGTTGGCGCAGATGCGAGCGGCCTCCAGGGCTTCCGACGACAGCTGCTCGTACTCGTCCGACACCATGTGGCCACAGAGCGGGAACTCGTCCACCTTCGCCTTCTTCCGACCCAGGTCAAAGATGCGGATCTTCGCATCGGGGACCCCTCGGCAGAAACGGGACTTGGGGTACGGCTTGTTCTTACAGTACCGGTAACAGCGAGCGGGGCGGCGACCCATGGCGACAGCAACAGCCGGAGCCCCAGCCGCACGCGCGTCCACCGCCAGCAGCAAAATGGAGGCCGCGGCTCCAGCTGTTACCCATGGAGCCTTGCGAGAACCATAGAGGTCTGAGGAGGACTTGAAGATAGACCATTCCCGCCCAGCCTCCCGGTCACTCTGAGCCTGCGCAGGCCTCAGTGGGCGTGGTTTGGGTGGAGTTACTCAAGGGCTTCTTTTCAGGTCAATGAAAGCAAGGGGCCAGCGTCAGAGCAGCGGGCTGTCCGCCTCGTCCATGTTGATCTCCTTGGATTTGCAAGTTTGAGTTTgcagtaggttaaaaaaaaaaagtctcctacACTTAAAAACCTGCCTCCGGTTACTTGACATGTCCGCTTGGTTTGCAGT is drawn from Peromyscus eremicus chromosome 14, PerEre_H2_v1, whole genome shotgun sequence and contains these coding sequences:
- the Rpl10l gene encoding ribosomal protein uL16-like — its product is MGRRPARCYRYCKNKPYPKSRFCRGVPDAKIRIFDLGRKKAKVDEFPLCGHMVSDEYEQLSSEALEAARICANKYMVKSCGKDGFHIRVRLHPFHVIRINKMLSCAGADRLQTGMRGAFGKPQGTVARVHIGQVIMSIRTKLQNKEHVIEALRRAKFKFPGRQKIHISKKWGFTKFNAEEFEDKVAAKRLIPDGCGVKYIPERGPLDKWRALHS